The following proteins come from a genomic window of Heyndrickxia acidicola:
- the thiI gene encoding tRNA uracil 4-sulfurtransferase ThiI, translating to MKYDRILIRYGELSTKGKNRSHFISTLKRNIRNTLNEFENISIQGGHDRMYILLNGENSEPIIERLSKVFGIQSFSLAVRTNREIGEIQEVGLNLVQQLFFEGATFKVSTRRGDKSFELDTNEINHAVGSHILKNIEGLKVDVRNPDIDLLVDVRSEGVYLSSEIIKGAGGLPVGSSGKAMLMLSGGIDSPVAGYMVMKRGVQVEAVHFHSPPFTSPRAKQKVIDLARKIAHFSGAVKVHIVPFTKVQETIHKQIPESYTMTATRRMMLRITDEVRRKNNGLAIITGESLGQVASQTLESMVAINDVTSTPIIRPLVAMDKLDIIDIAKRIDTFEISNLPYEDCCTIFTPPSPKTKPKLEKIQHFESFLDFTPFLEEAVAGTESFYVYPGEDEAAIEEFEGLL from the coding sequence ATGAAATATGATCGAATTTTAATACGTTATGGAGAACTTTCTACAAAAGGAAAGAATCGCAGCCATTTTATTTCGACTTTAAAAAGAAATATCCGGAATACTCTTAATGAGTTTGAAAATATATCCATTCAAGGCGGCCACGACAGAATGTATATTCTTTTGAACGGTGAAAATAGTGAACCTATAATAGAAAGGCTCTCTAAGGTGTTTGGAATTCAATCCTTCAGCCTCGCCGTTCGCACGAATAGAGAGATAGGAGAAATTCAGGAGGTTGGTCTTAACCTTGTCCAGCAGCTTTTTTTTGAGGGGGCTACCTTCAAGGTCTCAACACGGCGAGGGGACAAATCCTTTGAGTTGGATACCAATGAAATTAATCATGCAGTAGGCAGCCATATTTTGAAAAACATTGAAGGATTGAAAGTGGATGTCCGGAATCCCGATATTGATCTTTTAGTGGATGTAAGAAGTGAAGGAGTTTATTTGTCCAGTGAAATTATTAAGGGTGCGGGAGGCCTTCCAGTGGGTTCTTCGGGGAAAGCTATGCTTATGCTTTCAGGAGGAATTGACAGCCCTGTTGCTGGTTATATGGTGATGAAACGAGGCGTTCAGGTGGAAGCTGTTCATTTTCACAGCCCTCCTTTTACAAGTCCGCGCGCAAAGCAAAAAGTTATTGACCTTGCACGCAAGATCGCTCATTTCAGCGGTGCCGTCAAAGTTCACATTGTTCCTTTCACAAAAGTACAAGAAACCATCCATAAACAAATACCTGAAAGCTATACAATGACTGCAACGAGAAGAATGATGCTGAGAATTACAGATGAAGTCAGAAGGAAAAATAACGGATTGGCCATTATAACTGGTGAGAGCCTGGGACAGGTAGCGAGCCAGACGCTTGAGAGCATGGTTGCCATTAACGATGTTACTTCAACACCTATTATAAGGCCGCTCGTTGCCATGGATAAATTGGACATTATTGATATTGCCAAGCGGATTGATACGTTTGAAATATCGAACCTTCCTTACGAGGATTGCTGTACGATTTTTACGCCGCCTTCACCAAAAACAAAGCCAAAGCTTGAAAAAATCCAGCATTTTGAAAGCTTTCTCGATTTTACTCCGTTCCTAGAGGAAGCTGTTGCCGGAACAGAAAGCTTTTATGTTTATCCTGGGGAGGATGAGGCAGCTATAGAGGAATTTGAAGGCCTTCTCTAA
- a CDS encoding alpha/beta-type small acid-soluble spore protein, giving the protein MANTNNELLVYGAQQALDQMKYEIAQEFGVSLGADTTARANGSVGGEITKRLVSMAEQQLGGGYQR; this is encoded by the coding sequence ATGGCAAACACAAATAACGAATTATTGGTATATGGAGCTCAACAAGCCCTTGACCAAATGAAGTATGAAATCGCTCAAGAATTTGGAGTAAGTCTTGGTGCTGATACAACTGCACGTGCTAACGGATCTGTTGGTGGTGAAATCACAAAACGCCTTGTATCTATGGCTGAACAACAACTAGGCGGCGGTTACCAACGCTAA
- the mbcS gene encoding acyl-CoA synthetase MbcS encodes MKREDLLAPKKYNIVQEVEKFLDNPSKVALRMEDEAGRINERTYSQLIENVNKIGNIFLSNGLQKGDIILVMVPRLLQTYEIYLAALKTGMIVLPSSEMLKAKDIQYRLEHGNVKAVVSFATYTEEFKKVENIDRVKRFVIGGSEDGWLHLDNLMENASTVLSIAETSEDDMAFLSYTSGTTGNPKGVVHTHGWGYAHLRAAAPNWLCIEEEDVVWATAGPGWQKWIWSPFLSVLGSGATGFVYNGKFEANKYLQLLDKHQINVLCCTPTEYRLMAKAEGLAEYKLTKLRSAVSAGEPLNREVIDIFKRYFGVTVRDGYGQTENTLLVGITKDMELRPGSMGKPIPGNRVEVINEDGIPCSAGEVGDIAVHVETPALFKNYYKDPERTAKQFRGDYYITGDKAKKDEDGYFWFEGRGDDIIISSGYTIGPFEVEDALVKHPYVTECAVVGKPDSIRGTIVKAFVVLREGIHPEQTNLITELQNHVKQLTAPYKYPREIEFISELPKTTSGKIRRIELRQQEIGNVKTL; translated from the coding sequence ATGAAACGAGAAGATTTGCTGGCCCCTAAAAAATACAACATTGTACAAGAAGTTGAGAAATTCTTGGATAACCCTTCGAAAGTCGCATTAAGAATGGAGGATGAGGCTGGAAGGATCAATGAACGGACTTATTCGCAGCTAATCGAAAATGTGAATAAAATTGGTAACATTTTTTTGAGCAATGGTCTTCAAAAGGGAGATATTATTCTTGTCATGGTTCCTAGATTGCTACAGACATATGAAATTTATTTGGCCGCATTAAAAACAGGAATGATTGTTCTTCCAAGCTCTGAAATGCTAAAAGCCAAGGATATTCAATATCGGCTGGAGCATGGAAATGTGAAAGCAGTCGTCTCATTTGCTACCTATACGGAGGAGTTTAAGAAAGTAGAGAATATCGATCGTGTAAAGAGGTTTGTAATAGGAGGATCCGAAGATGGCTGGCTGCATCTGGATAACCTAATGGAGAATGCATCGACAGTGCTGTCCATTGCCGAAACCTCAGAAGACGATATGGCATTTCTTTCTTATACCTCAGGGACAACGGGTAATCCTAAGGGCGTTGTACATACGCATGGATGGGGATATGCTCATTTAAGAGCTGCCGCTCCAAACTGGCTTTGTATTGAAGAGGAGGATGTTGTTTGGGCTACTGCCGGCCCGGGCTGGCAAAAGTGGATATGGAGTCCGTTTCTCTCTGTGCTGGGCTCAGGTGCCACAGGGTTTGTTTATAATGGGAAGTTTGAAGCAAATAAATACTTGCAGCTTTTGGATAAACATCAAATAAATGTTTTATGCTGTACTCCTACGGAATATCGGCTTATGGCAAAGGCAGAAGGACTCGCGGAATATAAACTTACTAAGCTGCGAAGCGCTGTATCTGCTGGAGAACCATTGAACAGGGAAGTCATTGATATTTTTAAAAGGTATTTTGGTGTTACGGTACGTGACGGCTATGGACAAACGGAAAATACCTTGCTTGTAGGAATCACAAAGGATATGGAGCTTCGTCCAGGATCGATGGGAAAACCGATTCCTGGAAACCGGGTAGAGGTCATTAACGAGGATGGGATTCCATGTTCAGCTGGCGAAGTTGGCGATATTGCCGTTCATGTGGAAACTCCCGCTCTTTTTAAAAACTATTATAAAGATCCCGAAAGAACAGCCAAACAATTTCGCGGTGATTATTACATTACGGGAGATAAAGCAAAGAAAGATGAAGACGGTTATTTCTGGTTTGAAGGCAGGGGAGATGATATCATTATCAGTTCAGGCTATACCATCGGGCCTTTTGAGGTAGAAGATGCACTGGTTAAGCATCCATATGTGACGGAGTGTGCAGTGGTGGGAAAACCGGATTCCATAAGAGGGACCATTGTGAAAGCATTTGTTGTTTTAAGAGAAGGAATCCATCCAGAGCAGACCAACCTGATAACAGAGCTGCAAAACCATGTTAAACAGCTGACGGCACCCTATAAATATCCAAGGGAAATCGAATTTATTTCTGAGCTTCCTAAGACCACCTCTGGAAAGATACGCAGGATTGAACTGCGGCAGCAGGAGATTGGCAACGTAAAAACGCTTTAA